A portion of the Chlamydia caviae GPIC genome contains these proteins:
- a CDS encoding polyprenyl synthetase family protein, translating to MVVMNMFETYRIMIEAGIESSLEEFGSKGLSVRAPVEYALTSGGKRIRPMLVCMIAKGLDMSRDVLDAALAIEFIHTSTLIADDLPCMDDDDERRGRPTVHKAFDEASALLASYALIPAAYSRIRLNAKKLKSQGVDPKEVDIAYDIISDVTDKNFGVNGVLGGQYEDMFFKNDGPEYVQSIINKKTGALFEIACVSGWLFGGGDPLCVPQIIEFSQTFGLLFQMKDDILDIHQDGQDVGLNYALLFGLDAAKDLLNSSMDKCMILLKHLKQHGLKDTSELEMLIEYMGIRDY from the coding sequence ATGGTCGTTATGAACATGTTCGAAACTTATCGAATAATGATAGAAGCTGGTATTGAGTCCTCTTTAGAAGAATTTGGTTCTAAAGGGTTATCGGTACGCGCACCTGTAGAGTATGCTCTAACAAGCGGCGGAAAACGCATTCGTCCTATGTTAGTTTGTATGATTGCTAAAGGTCTGGATATGAGCAGAGATGTTTTAGACGCCGCCTTAGCTATAGAATTTATACATACATCTACTTTAATAGCTGATGATCTTCCTTGTATGGATGATGATGACGAGCGTCGTGGACGCCCTACAGTACATAAAGCTTTTGATGAGGCTTCAGCTTTATTAGCATCTTATGCTTTGATTCCTGCTGCATATTCTCGCATTCGTTTAAATGCGAAAAAACTCAAATCTCAGGGTGTAGATCCTAAAGAAGTCGATATTGCTTACGATATCATTTCTGATGTTACGGATAAGAATTTTGGTGTTAACGGAGTTTTGGGAGGACAGTATGAAGATATGTTCTTTAAAAATGACGGTCCTGAGTATGTCCAATCTATCATCAATAAAAAAACAGGCGCTCTTTTCGAAATAGCGTGTGTCTCTGGTTGGTTATTTGGAGGCGGTGATCCTTTATGCGTTCCTCAAATAATCGAATTTTCTCAAACTTTTGGTCTTCTTTTTCAAATGAAAGATGATATTTTAGACATCCACCAAGACGGTCAAGATGTGGGGCTAAATTACGCTTTGTTATTTGGTTTAGACGCTGCTAAAGATCTTTTAAACTCTTCTATGGATAAGTGCATGATCTTATTAAAGCATCTTAAACAACATGGGTTGAAGGACACTTCAGAATTAGAAATGCTTATAGAATATATGGGTATTCGAGATTATTAA